In Mixta intestinalis, the following are encoded in one genomic region:
- a CDS encoding DUF2169 domain-containing protein, producing the protein MWRLKNETRYAAERGWIRDSAGKEIWIVAIKSTYNILPSGMLALSPEQPPVCCGPVKDFKTGELLYETDLGPEKRYTDIILNGHVWVPETTRHSPVLAGFKAGTLLLRLAKIWPRRPLAYAENIDGFIKIPLIYQNMATGSAHKGEFYNPQGTKKPAIEFHHDDDSEIGFGPLPAHWRGRAALAGTYDAHWQATRYPLPPQDFNPLFWQIAAKPQQTTLKGGERIGLANLLSPHQSTNPVMSFSLPRQALMLTTTFSDGTTTEQRPKLHTLILEPDYPRVSLVWHSALHCHDRVNQLKSTRIWEKTRINQRDRQPSDGAFPELEQA; encoded by the coding sequence ATGTGGCGTCTGAAAAATGAAACGCGCTATGCCGCTGAGCGGGGCTGGATACGAGACAGCGCGGGCAAAGAAATCTGGATCGTGGCGATAAAATCCACCTATAACATTCTTCCGTCAGGTATGCTGGCGCTGTCGCCAGAGCAGCCGCCCGTCTGCTGCGGACCGGTTAAAGATTTTAAAACCGGCGAGCTGCTTTATGAAACGGACCTGGGACCAGAAAAACGTTACACCGATATTATCCTCAATGGTCATGTCTGGGTGCCGGAAACTACCCGTCATTCTCCGGTACTGGCGGGCTTTAAGGCGGGAACGCTACTACTACGCCTGGCGAAAATCTGGCCCCGGCGTCCTCTCGCTTATGCGGAAAATATTGACGGCTTTATTAAAATCCCGCTGATCTATCAAAATATGGCAACCGGCTCTGCCCATAAAGGCGAATTTTATAACCCGCAGGGCACAAAAAAACCGGCGATTGAATTTCATCACGACGATGACAGCGAGATTGGCTTTGGGCCGCTTCCGGCGCACTGGCGTGGGCGTGCTGCGCTGGCAGGAACCTATGATGCACACTGGCAGGCCACGCGTTATCCGCTGCCGCCGCAGGATTTTAATCCACTTTTTTGGCAGATCGCAGCCAAACCACAGCAGACGACGCTGAAAGGCGGCGAACGGATCGGTCTGGCGAACCTGCTCTCTCCTCACCAAAGCACGAATCCCGTAATGAGCTTTTCTCTGCCTCGTCAGGCGTTAATGTTAACCACCACTTTTTCCGACGGCACGACAACAGAGCAGCGCCCCAAACTCCATACGCTGATACTGGAGCCAGACTACCCGCGCGTCAGCCTCGTATGGCATAGTGCGTTACACTGTCACGATAGAGTCAATCAGCTCAAGTCCACCCGCATCTGGGAGAAAACACGGATTAACCAGCGCGATCGCCAACCGTCGGACGGCGCGTTCCCGGAACTGGAGCAGGCATGA
- a CDS encoding type VI immunity family protein, with translation MPESVRLCRGEKIIAWLSVTAKLARRPNGLSVSQVMFCGIVEGLMKKETESLRELLPDDHNLAQLDQIAVKGKNTIRARIALGVELFIPPREQRQLYPALNQLAEDYYRRFAPWLNSYSLSGSSRVSLMRKDFLKKLANKMANLNYEASYDTHLFYDDTGQGKIFNASPWQARFYGCGVNREDSLSSVVASIPVCDEQGNPYFDTLLEMVLQWCNVVKPAFGTAGFCFSCSGPPSARYTWPLLQRHPGLDHMDDISFLVATTYVEDKKRKYITNRIKGVNWLTVLGDALVEELGGLDRCREALEPECHVQPYDGGIVIMAGPMPQLGDTYQGIVPQRYRKVAAFTRPIRFEDYDGELIDVDEPLDSREATLQWIRRFDD, from the coding sequence TTGCCAGAAAGTGTTCGCTTATGTCGCGGCGAAAAAATTATTGCCTGGCTATCGGTGACCGCAAAATTAGCAAGAAGGCCCAACGGTCTTTCCGTTTCTCAGGTGATGTTTTGTGGAATTGTTGAAGGATTAATGAAAAAAGAGACGGAATCATTACGGGAGTTGCTGCCTGACGATCATAATCTGGCGCAGCTGGACCAAATTGCTGTTAAAGGAAAAAATACGATCCGGGCCAGAATTGCGCTGGGCGTGGAGCTGTTTATTCCTCCACGTGAACAACGGCAGCTTTATCCCGCGCTGAACCAGCTGGCAGAGGATTACTACCGACGCTTTGCGCCCTGGTTAAACAGCTATTCGCTGTCAGGCTCGTCGCGCGTCTCCCTGATGAGAAAGGACTTTCTGAAAAAGCTGGCGAACAAAATGGCTAACCTGAACTATGAGGCCAGCTATGATACGCACCTTTTTTATGACGATACCGGACAGGGAAAAATTTTCAACGCCAGCCCCTGGCAGGCGCGATTCTATGGCTGTGGCGTAAACAGAGAAGACAGCCTTTCCAGCGTGGTTGCCTCCATTCCGGTCTGTGATGAACAGGGCAACCCGTACTTTGACACCTTGCTGGAAATGGTTCTGCAATGGTGCAATGTAGTGAAGCCCGCGTTTGGCACCGCCGGATTTTGCTTCTCCTGCTCAGGGCCGCCTTCGGCCCGCTATACCTGGCCGCTGCTGCAACGTCATCCGGGGCTGGATCATATGGATGATATCAGTTTTCTTGTAGCGACAACTTACGTAGAGGATAAAAAGCGTAAATACATTACCAACCGTATCAAGGGCGTGAACTGGCTGACGGTGCTGGGGGATGCGCTGGTGGAGGAGCTGGGCGGGCTGGATCGCTGCCGCGAGGCGCTGGAGCCGGAGTGTCATGTCCAGCCTTATGATGGCGGCATTGTCATTATGGCAGGGCCGATGCCGCAGCTGGGTGATACATATCAGGGGATCGTTCCGCAGCGCTACCGCAAGGTTGCTGCTTTTACGCGCCCGATCCGGTTTGAGGATTATGACGGCGAGCTGATTGATGTTGATGAGCCGCTGGACAGCCGCGAGGCCACGCTGCAATGGATTCGCCGCTTTGATGATTAA